CTCCAAGACCTGCACTATTTATCAGAATCTTTACATGACAACTTCCTTTCTTTTCTGTTTCTATATCAAAACCATCTGCTCTTGCTGCTACACCTCTAATTTTTGTCCCGTTGAGCATGTATACTCCTTTTCTCTCTGCAATTCCTGCAAGACGCTGCACATACGATGATGCATCAACAATTCCTGTTCGCGGTGAATAGAGTGCAAGCGCCGCAACAACATTCGGTTCTACTTTTTGGATATCACTCCCTTCCATGATAGATAGGTCTTCTGCTCCTGAAGCGATTGCATTTGCCAGGATATCTTCAATTCCTTTTCTTCCATTCCTGTCATGAGGATTCTGCGGGACAATTATCTTTCCTGTTTCCTTATATGAAATATTATGTTTTTCGCAAAATGCCTTAAGCATGCGCTGTCCTTCAATGCATAATTGTGCAGCAAGAGACTTAGGGGAGTAATAGAGTCCTGCGTGTGAAACTCCACTGTTTCTTCCGGACTGTTCATCTCCGAAATTATGGTTCTTTTCAAAAAGAATAACAGAATAATTCTCGGTAAGTTGTGCCGCGATAGCGCATCCAACTGCGCCTCCCCCTATAATTCCCACATCAATTTCCAGATCTGCCATTTTCATTTATCTATGCTTTTTTTATTTCTCTTTGAGAAGCAAAAAATATGGGCGCTATTTTTGTTCACTTGTCTTCTCCCAGAGAAGCCAAAAATATTTTTCATACGCGTTCGCAAGCGCTTTATTCACAATGCTCACAGTAATAATTTCTTCTCCAGGAAAAATCATAAGAAGTTCGTCGCCGCAAAGATTTGTCTCAACAGGAGAATCATAACTTTCCGGAAGATACCGCGCTTTTGTGTACGCAAGCGTATTCAGATACAGCATCCTGTCTTTTGCATCACTGTTGTAAATATGATACATCCATTGCTTTCTTTTAACACGTTGCTGATGCATCTCTTCTACAAATGTTTTTCCAATGACTTCAACAACATTTTTAGGAACTCCCC
This genomic interval from Candidatus Woesearchaeota archaeon contains the following:
- a CDS encoding FAD-dependent oxidoreductase yields the protein MADLEIDVGIIGGGAVGCAIAAQLTENYSVILFEKNHNFGDEQSGRNSGVSHAGLYYSPKSLAAQLCIEGQRMLKAFCEKHNISYKETGKIIVPQNPHDRNGRKGIEDILANAIASGAEDLSIMEGSDIQKVEPNVVAALALYSPRTGIVDASSYVQRLAGIAERKGVYMLNGTKIRGVAARADGFDIETEKKGSCHVKILINSAGLGAIDVEKMLNPENEETCVYVRGEYCSYIPRTERGKIRGNIYPLPDAMGLGVHLTPTFDSGKILVGPFYRAVSSPTDYGSNLLEPHTFVEAVAPFFPGIKEEELHQDYAGITMRLNGIKDFVIKRDPKYASCIHLLGIKSPGLTASLAIAEYVKRML